Proteins from one Cicer arietinum cultivar CDC Frontier isolate Library 1 chromosome 3, Cicar.CDCFrontier_v2.0, whole genome shotgun sequence genomic window:
- the LOC101494751 gene encoding uncharacterized protein isoform X1 → MLLSLSVSKLLTLRRYAFSLSSIPNFLPISSSNTLLLSFSSHSRFNSNEFDVNDAVSSFHRMLCMNPTPSIVEFNRILTSFVKMKHYPTAISLSHLLDFNGIKPCMFTFNILINCYCHLGQMNFAFSILGKILKMGFQEGTTITLTILMKGLCLNNKVREALHFHDHVVAKGFQLNQVSYGTLINGLCKMGETRPALQLLRRIDRKLVNADVVMYSTIIDSLCKDKSINDAYELYVEMIAKRISPDVITFNNLIYGFCIVGQLKEAFGLFRKMVLNVNPDVYTFSILVDALSKEGKVKEAMNVLAMMIKDGVKPGVVTYGALMDGYCLINQVNRAIKIFNTMVHKGVVPNVWCYNIIINGLCKNKMVDEAMSFFKEMHNKMIVPDMVTYGTLIDGLCKSGKTSYAWELVDEMHHIGVQLDVITYSSLLHALCEKNHLDQAIALVKKMKDQGIQPNIFTYTILIDGLCKGGRLKNAQVIFQELLSKGYHLTVCTYNAMINGLCNGGLCDEALALFSRMEDNGCIPNAVSYETIVNHLLQKGERDTAENLLHEMIVKGLL, encoded by the coding sequence ATGCTGTTGTCTCTCTCAGTTTCAAAGTTATTAACCCTAAGAAGGTATGCTTTCTCTCTTTCTTCCATTCCCAATTTTCTTCCGATTTCTTCTTCAAACACTTTGCTTCTTTCATTCTCTTCTCATTCTCGTTTCAATTCCAACGAATTTGATGTTAATGATGCTGTTTCCTCATTCCATCGCATGCTCTGTATGAATCCTACTCCATCCATTGTTGAATTCAACagaattttaacttcttttgtTAAGATGAAGCATTATCCCACTGCTATTTCTCTTTCTCACCTGTTGGACTTCAACGGAATTAAGCCTTGTATGTTTACTTTTAACATCTTGATTAATTGTTACTGCCACCTAGGTCAAATGAATTTTGCATTTTCTATATTGGGAAAGATTCTCAAGATGGGATTTCAGGAAGGTACCACCATAACCTTGACTATTCTTATGAAAGGTCTATGTCTTAACAATAAGGTTCGGGAAGCTCTGCACTTTCATGATCATGTGGTGGCAAAGGGATTTCAGTTGAATCAAGTTAGTTATGGGACCTTGATAAATGGGTTGTGTAAAATGGGGGAAACAAGACCCGCCCTGCAATTGCTGAGACGAATTGACAGGAAATTGGTCAATGCTGATGTGGTAATGTATAGCACTATCATTGATAGTTTGTGTAAAGATAAATCTATAAACGATGCCTACGAGTTGTATGTTGAGATGATTGCAAAGAGAATTTCTCCTGATGTTATCACTTTCAATAATCTAATATACGGATTTTGTATTGTTGGTCAATTGAAAGAAGCATTTGGTTTGTTCCGTAAAATGGTGTTGAACGTCAACCCAGATGTTTATACTTTTAGTATACTGGTTGATGCCTTATCCAAAGAAGGTAAGGTCAAAGAAGCTATGAATGTGTTGGCTATGATGATAAAAGATGGTGTAAAACCAGGTGTTGTAACTTATGGTGCTTTGATGGATGGGTATTGCTTAATTAATCAAGTAAACAGGGCCATAAAAATATTCAACACTATGGTGCACAAAGGAGTGGTGCCGAATGTTTGGTGCTACAATATCATTATTAATGGATTGTGCAAGAATAAAATGGTGGACGAAGCCATGAGCTTCTTTAAAGAAATGCATAACAAGATGATTGTTCCTGATATGGTAACTTATGGTACCCTCATTGATGGTTTGTGTAAATCGGGGAAAACCTCTTATGCTTGGGAACTTGTTGATGAGATGCATCATATAGGTGTTCAGCTTGATGTCATCACTTATAGTTCTCTATTACATGCTTTATGCGAAAAGAATCACCTTGACCAGGCAATTGCATTGGTTAAGAAAATGAAAGACCAAGGTATTCAGCCAAATATTTTCACATACACTATATTGATTGATGGACTATGCAAAGGTGGAAGGCTTAAGAATGCACAAGTGATTTTTCAGGAGCTTTTGTCTAAAGGCTATCATCTAACTGTATGCACTTATAATGCCATGATAAATGGGCTTTGTAATGGGGGCTTGTGTGATGAAGCACTTGCCTTGTTTTCAAGAATGGAAGACAATGGTTGCATTCCTAATGCTGTAAGTTATGAAACAATTGTCAATCATCTTCTTCAAAAAGGTGAGAGAGATACGGCAGAGAACCTTCTACATGAAATGATTGTTAAAGGTCTACTATAA
- the LOC101494751 gene encoding uncharacterized protein isoform X2 → MNFAFSILGKILKMGFQEGTTITLTILMKGLCLNNKVREALHFHDHVVAKGFQLNQVSYGTLINGLCKMGETRPALQLLRRIDRKLVNADVVMYSTIIDSLCKDKSINDAYELYVEMIAKRISPDVITFNNLIYGFCIVGQLKEAFGLFRKMVLNVNPDVYTFSILVDALSKEGKVKEAMNVLAMMIKDGVKPGVVTYGALMDGYCLINQVNRAIKIFNTMVHKGVVPNVWCYNIIINGLCKNKMVDEAMSFFKEMHNKMIVPDMVTYGTLIDGLCKSGKTSYAWELVDEMHHIGVQLDVITYSSLLHALCEKNHLDQAIALVKKMKDQGIQPNIFTYTILIDGLCKGGRLKNAQVIFQELLSKGYHLTVCTYNAMINGLCNGGLCDEALALFSRMEDNGCIPNAVSYETIVNHLLQKGERDTAENLLHEMIVKGLL, encoded by the coding sequence ATGAATTTTGCATTTTCTATATTGGGAAAGATTCTCAAGATGGGATTTCAGGAAGGTACCACCATAACCTTGACTATTCTTATGAAAGGTCTATGTCTTAACAATAAGGTTCGGGAAGCTCTGCACTTTCATGATCATGTGGTGGCAAAGGGATTTCAGTTGAATCAAGTTAGTTATGGGACCTTGATAAATGGGTTGTGTAAAATGGGGGAAACAAGACCCGCCCTGCAATTGCTGAGACGAATTGACAGGAAATTGGTCAATGCTGATGTGGTAATGTATAGCACTATCATTGATAGTTTGTGTAAAGATAAATCTATAAACGATGCCTACGAGTTGTATGTTGAGATGATTGCAAAGAGAATTTCTCCTGATGTTATCACTTTCAATAATCTAATATACGGATTTTGTATTGTTGGTCAATTGAAAGAAGCATTTGGTTTGTTCCGTAAAATGGTGTTGAACGTCAACCCAGATGTTTATACTTTTAGTATACTGGTTGATGCCTTATCCAAAGAAGGTAAGGTCAAAGAAGCTATGAATGTGTTGGCTATGATGATAAAAGATGGTGTAAAACCAGGTGTTGTAACTTATGGTGCTTTGATGGATGGGTATTGCTTAATTAATCAAGTAAACAGGGCCATAAAAATATTCAACACTATGGTGCACAAAGGAGTGGTGCCGAATGTTTGGTGCTACAATATCATTATTAATGGATTGTGCAAGAATAAAATGGTGGACGAAGCCATGAGCTTCTTTAAAGAAATGCATAACAAGATGATTGTTCCTGATATGGTAACTTATGGTACCCTCATTGATGGTTTGTGTAAATCGGGGAAAACCTCTTATGCTTGGGAACTTGTTGATGAGATGCATCATATAGGTGTTCAGCTTGATGTCATCACTTATAGTTCTCTATTACATGCTTTATGCGAAAAGAATCACCTTGACCAGGCAATTGCATTGGTTAAGAAAATGAAAGACCAAGGTATTCAGCCAAATATTTTCACATACACTATATTGATTGATGGACTATGCAAAGGTGGAAGGCTTAAGAATGCACAAGTGATTTTTCAGGAGCTTTTGTCTAAAGGCTATCATCTAACTGTATGCACTTATAATGCCATGATAAATGGGCTTTGTAATGGGGGCTTGTGTGATGAAGCACTTGCCTTGTTTTCAAGAATGGAAGACAATGGTTGCATTCCTAATGCTGTAAGTTATGAAACAATTGTCAATCATCTTCTTCAAAAAGGTGAGAGAGATACGGCAGAGAACCTTCTACATGAAATGATTGTTAAAGGTCTACTATAA